One window of Eublepharis macularius isolate TG4126 chromosome 17, MPM_Emac_v1.0, whole genome shotgun sequence genomic DNA carries:
- the TPST1 gene encoding protein-tyrosine sulfotransferase 1 isoform X2, producing the protein MIGKLKQNLLLACLVISSVTVFYLGQHAMECHHRIEERSQPAQLEHLRATSQSGLTSKENATFAYHKDMPLIFIGGVPRSGTTLMRAMLDAHPDIRCGEETRVIPRILAVKQMWARSSKEKIRLDEAGVTDEVLDSAMQAFLLEIIVKHGEPAPYLCNKDPFALKSLTYLARIFPNAKFILMIRDGRASVHSMISRKVTIAGFDLNSYRDCLTKWNRAIETMYNQCVEAGLDRCMMVYYEQLVLHPERWMRTLLKFLHIPWNSAVLHHEEMIGKAGGVSLSKVERSTDQVIKPVNVEALSKWVGKIPSDVLQDMPVIAPMLGKLGYDPYANPPNYGKPDQKVLENTRRVYKGEFQLPDFLKEMPQSDAVK; encoded by the exons ATGATTGGAAAACTCAAGCAAAATTTGTTGCTGGCATGTTTGGTCATCAGCTCAGTGACTGTCTTCTATTTGGGGCAACATGCGATGGAATGCCATCATCGTATCGAGGAACGAAGCCAGCCGGCTCAGCTGGAGCATTTGAGGGCCACGTCCCAATCTGGCCTTACTTCGAAAGAAAACGCTACCTTTGCTTATCACAAAGACATGCCTTTAATATTTATTGGTGGGGTGCCCCGAAGCGGCACCACCTTGATGCGGGCGATGCTGGACGCCCATCCGGACATCCGCTGTGGAGAAGAAACCAGGGTGATCCCTCGGATCCTGGCAGTCAAACAGATGTGGGCTCGGTCGAGCAAGGAGAAGATCCGGCTTGATGAAGCAGGTGTCACGGATGAGGTTTTAGACTCGGCCATGCAGGCCTTCTTGCTGGAAATTATTGTAAAGCACGGGGAGCCGGCTCCTTACCTGTGTAACAAAGATCCTTTTGCTCTCAAGTCCTTAACTTATCTCGCTCGAATTTTCCCCAATGCCAAATTCATTTTGATGATACGAGACGGCCGAGCTTCCGTCCACTCCATGATCTCTAGGAAGGTCACCATTGCTGGGTTTGACCTCAACAGTTACAGAGACTGCTTGACTAAGTGGAATCGGGCTATCGAGACCATGTACAACCAGTGTGTGGAGGCTGGATTGGACCGCTGCATGATGGTTTATTATGAACAGCTTGTCTTGCACCCAGAGCGGTGGATGAGAACTCTGTTGAAGTTCCTCCACATCCCATGGAATTCAGCTGTTTTGCATCATGAAGAGATGATCGGGAAAGCTGGTGGTGTGTCTCTTTCCAA aGTTGAAAGATCCACAGACCAAGTCATCAAGCCGGTCAACGTGGAAGCCTTGTCGAAGTGGGTGGGGAAGATCCCATCTGATGTTCTTCAGGACATGCCTGTCATTGCACCAATGCTAGGAAAACTCGGCTACGATCCCTATGCCAACCCACCCAATTATGGGAAACCAGATCAGAAAGTTCTTGAAAACACCagaagg GTTTATAAAGGAGAATTCCAACTTCCTGACTTCCTTAAAGAAATGCCACAG AGTGATGCTGTGAAATAG
- the TPST1 gene encoding protein-tyrosine sulfotransferase 1 isoform X1, with protein sequence MIGKLKQNLLLACLVISSVTVFYLGQHAMECHHRIEERSQPAQLEHLRATSQSGLTSKENATFAYHKDMPLIFIGGVPRSGTTLMRAMLDAHPDIRCGEETRVIPRILAVKQMWARSSKEKIRLDEAGVTDEVLDSAMQAFLLEIIVKHGEPAPYLCNKDPFALKSLTYLARIFPNAKFILMIRDGRASVHSMISRKVTIAGFDLNSYRDCLTKWNRAIETMYNQCVEAGLDRCMMVYYEQLVLHPERWMRTLLKFLHIPWNSAVLHHEEMIGKAGGVSLSKVERSTDQVIKPVNVEALSKWVGKIPSDVLQDMPVIAPMLGKLGYDPYANPPNYGKPDQKVLENTRRVYKGEFQLPDFLKEMPQPKRRVERRSRVKIKWRSSSK encoded by the exons ATGATTGGAAAACTCAAGCAAAATTTGTTGCTGGCATGTTTGGTCATCAGCTCAGTGACTGTCTTCTATTTGGGGCAACATGCGATGGAATGCCATCATCGTATCGAGGAACGAAGCCAGCCGGCTCAGCTGGAGCATTTGAGGGCCACGTCCCAATCTGGCCTTACTTCGAAAGAAAACGCTACCTTTGCTTATCACAAAGACATGCCTTTAATATTTATTGGTGGGGTGCCCCGAAGCGGCACCACCTTGATGCGGGCGATGCTGGACGCCCATCCGGACATCCGCTGTGGAGAAGAAACCAGGGTGATCCCTCGGATCCTGGCAGTCAAACAGATGTGGGCTCGGTCGAGCAAGGAGAAGATCCGGCTTGATGAAGCAGGTGTCACGGATGAGGTTTTAGACTCGGCCATGCAGGCCTTCTTGCTGGAAATTATTGTAAAGCACGGGGAGCCGGCTCCTTACCTGTGTAACAAAGATCCTTTTGCTCTCAAGTCCTTAACTTATCTCGCTCGAATTTTCCCCAATGCCAAATTCATTTTGATGATACGAGACGGCCGAGCTTCCGTCCACTCCATGATCTCTAGGAAGGTCACCATTGCTGGGTTTGACCTCAACAGTTACAGAGACTGCTTGACTAAGTGGAATCGGGCTATCGAGACCATGTACAACCAGTGTGTGGAGGCTGGATTGGACCGCTGCATGATGGTTTATTATGAACAGCTTGTCTTGCACCCAGAGCGGTGGATGAGAACTCTGTTGAAGTTCCTCCACATCCCATGGAATTCAGCTGTTTTGCATCATGAAGAGATGATCGGGAAAGCTGGTGGTGTGTCTCTTTCCAA aGTTGAAAGATCCACAGACCAAGTCATCAAGCCGGTCAACGTGGAAGCCTTGTCGAAGTGGGTGGGGAAGATCCCATCTGATGTTCTTCAGGACATGCCTGTCATTGCACCAATGCTAGGAAAACTCGGCTACGATCCCTATGCCAACCCACCCAATTATGGGAAACCAGATCAGAAAGTTCTTGAAAACACCagaagg GTTTATAAAGGAGAATTCCAACTTCCTGACTTCCTTAAAGAAATGCCACAG CCCAAGAGGAGAGTAGAAAGGAGGTCCCGTgtcaagataaaatggaggagctcCTCAA AGTGA